The Phragmites australis chromosome 13, lpPhrAust1.1, whole genome shotgun sequence DNA window tatattattgataaacatgttagtcccatgactatattattattaatcataaaattataatcataatttaatATGACCATTTTCATTACACATGGATTGTTGAACACGCTCTTATAGAAATATAGCATTCTACTCGTGTTTGAAGGTGAAATACTTCACTTACAACTAGGAGCTGTACAAGTCCTCATCTAAGTCTAGACATAACTTCAGAGATAATTATCAATATACCATTAGGTATTTCTACATGGCATCATAGTTCCATAAGATATTTTAGCTATGTCACGATTTATATCTCTTTTACCCCACAAATCTCTAAGTCGAAGAGACTAAGTCATGAAGTTCGACATGGCATAGTGTCAATTTGTGGTCGTTACGTTATATGCCTGTCAGTCAGATAATCTTTACTAACTCTATTTTGTCGTTATAATCCGCGAAAGGTAAATGCTTCCAGCTACTTGGGTTCTGAATCAGAAATATATGAATGTTTTAAAGCCACCACAGTGTCAAATGAGGTTATAGTATGGAAAACATGTTACAATGCATTAAACAACCCACAAAGACGTGCAAGAATGTCCAATAGCCTGTCTCTTGAAGGTGATTGCTACGAGTAGTAAAAGAAGTTTTGATATGTTTGGTCAAGGTACCATTTGTCAAGTCAAAACTTAGTCATGCTTGTGAACTTCTACCTTAATTTGGTTTGATGTCACACAGCAAAGGCAAAGAGGAGAAAAATGGCTGCCGCAACTTAACCCTAGCTCAGTCACAcacagtggcggacccagggcCCGGCGACCCTGggcacccgcccgggctccACCCCGACTCGCCTCTTTACTTCTATACAAGCTATAAGTAAATTCGTGATTTGGATCGGTCAAATTTTGGGCAAAACACAACTTATACGGGCACGGTCTGTATTTAGCCCAGGCTCACTGAAATctctgggtccgccactggtCACACAGCAACACATCAATTTTAATCCGACTGCTTAAGAGAACAAATCAAACCGTCCATGTGTCAAAGCGACATGAATTTATATGTTCAACTTAATCACCTGACTCAGGAGTCTTAGAAACGTTTGCACTGCCTTCCTATTTTTGAAGCACTTtgtatttcattttattttctgttgAAGTTAATTTATAGTTCTGTTTAATAGATCTTTAGCtccaaaatttatataaaatttaaaatttgtaaaataaaataaaatgatttaattTCTAAAGCTAGAGATAATCGCTCCAATACGCCAGAGCGCTCCAAACATCACCATCCTCTTCCGGCCCAGCGCTGTCTCCGTGACAACTGGTCCCCGACTTTTCGGTCCCACCTGACATTGTCACAAAGCGGCCGCGGCAGGAACCAATGGGAGTCGGCCGCCCGTGTCCCTTGTCTATCCGGATGGGGCTCATCGCCACCATCCCAAGCCGGGGGGCGCCTCCTCCACTCCCCAGCTCCTGCCTCCCATCCGCAGCTCAGCTGCtcgctcctcctcttctccttcagGTTAATAGAGTCCTCCTGCTTTTACTGGATTCATGTAAATTAGCTTTTATTTGGGCTAAGATGAAGCATCctgttcttttttcctttgttctTGGTTTGCTCACTGCTGTTCTTGAAACGGAAAGGGCTGTTTCCGTTGCAAGATTGCCCCTTAATGCTTCACATTTTGCTTTGCAGAGCTGGGATGGAGCTGATTGTTCATCAAATCATCGCGTGGTGTCAAGTCAGATTTGTAGAACTTATCATTTCAAGAAGTTTCTCCCTGCGTAGGCCGAGCAGATACATTTCAATCTGCGACTCTTTTATGCTATAGTGAACCTTTTATTCTGATACCTGTTGCAAGTTCGCCTAAAGTGCAGAAGGGATCTCTATAGTAAAACGTATCGTTAGGCACTTCCCTTTTTTCTTATGGTTTACTGTAGGTTCACATGGTGGTCGATCTGTAGAAATGCTTGCAAGAAGTGTGGCCATGCATATGTTTTCTTCCTAGGTTTCAAATATATTGCAAGAGGGAGAGCTAAGCTAACAAATCAAATGCTTCTACCACTCTAGCTAACTGATGGAAAAAGAAAGTCTCGCCCCATTTGCAGATTTCTTTGGTAAATATcgaaaaatagacaacatacggtaccgtatttatcaaaatagataatatattggtatatttataaatttagtatgtGTATTCGATACCTCAAATTCTGAAAACCCAATTTCGACATTGAGACACCGGAAAAGCGTGGCCCAGGAGTATTCGGTGCTGCAAGTTGTGTGTGTACGTGTAAGTTTAAGTTTTAAATTTAACTCATGATTTTATTTGTGAgtataaaaattgttcaaaaattctaaatatttttataaacaaACTAGAACTCACTAGCAAcctgttttaattagtttgatctatTTAGTATTAgtgatttttgatatttttgtccaaataagactattttataaattctagtaatttttaatacctcaactaaattccaaaaatctagaaaaaatcactaatattcttctcatgtgatgtactaatttataaaaatcttTCCAACCTTAGgttatttgatgaaaaagtgagttcctttgtaatgctccatttatatgcatttttatcattttatgtgatattctctttttaattcaatttgaataaaaaaaagtatacattcatattgatacatagaaaaaaaaaatcaaaaatcactaatattattcttatgtGATGCACGATAAATTGACTACAACTACTAACATAATAAAGCCAGACACTTAAGAAGCATACAACTCAGGAATTgcgaatatatatttacattcatctttTTAAACCAGGTAGTGATGCGATAAGTTctaatatttatcaattaaatatgACAAATGATATATCCTTTAAATAATCAGATAAGGAGCATGCGGTGAGGATGTCATCTCTCAAagcaggaagaaaaaaaaggaagaaatgaaGTACAGAGACCAGGAAGAAGAGGCTTTATATTAATACGAGAGGTTGCCCGTCATTTTCAACTTGGTGCTCGCAAAAGATAAAATGGAGCGTGTTTGAAGTAATCTGAGAAAccaaggttttgtgcatgtttgaattttttattcaaattgaattaaaaagagaatatcatatgacatgataaaaaaaacatataaatggagcattataaaggcttaatattaatatgagaaccaaggTTTTGTTCATGttaatttttattcaaatttaattaaaaagagaatatcacatgaaataataaaaatgtatataaatagagcattataaaaaaaactcacagaAAACCTTAGAAATTGGTTCATAAACTCACTTTGTAATAATAAATGTGTATATAAatagaactcactttttcactgtGCTAGCTTTACAAATTGGTTCATAAACTTCCTGAAAACCTTAGCTGGCTGTTGGTGCAACCAGAAGTTGCTAAAATACCAGcctcaaagaagaaaaaaacggAAGGAAGAAATGGTGACTGGTAACCGGCTTGGTGTGATcttggagtgggagggagttgcTGTGGAAGTTGACGATCCAGACTTGGAGCCCCGGGTTTGGTATGTTCTGTCACTCGAAGAGGCAAAGTCTTTTCCTTCGGATGCAGTGCTGAAGAAAATTGAGGGAATGAGAACTGATCAGGCTATATCAGAAATCTTACGTTGGTCAGAAGATCCAGAAGAAATTCAAAGGTTGGCAGCACGCAAGGAGTTAATATATCAAACACTCCGAGGTGGATACTACAAGCTGCGACCAGGTGTTCTTGATTTCTTGAACACCCTTGTGGATTTTGACATTCCGATAGCAATCGCAGCTCCTCGCTCACGGATGAtccttgaagaagggatcaaaacTGTTGGTCTGCAAGGCTATTTTGATGCTATAGTTGCATTAGAATATTTCTGCCAAGGGAAACCCGATGGTGAGATGTTTGAGGTCGTAGTGGAGCTACTTGGTCTTGAGCCAGCTGTATGCATTGTGTTTGGTAACTCAAACTTGACTACAGAATCTGCACATATTGCTGGGATGAGGTGCGTGGCAGTTGCGAGCCAACACCCATCCTATGAGCTCCAAGCTGCAAACCATGTTGTGAGATGGCTTGATCAGCTGTCAATTGTTGACTTGCAGAGGATTGTTAATGGTGAGGCTATTGGTCGTGGGGGCAGAGAATCTGACATGGACATGGAAATTGTGTTCGAGGAATGATGCTTCTGCAAACATGGTGTACCAATATATTTTGTACTTATAACTCTGATATAACTTAATTAATGCATTAAATTTTGTAAACAGGTCAAGCAGTGCAATGAATCAGGATTAAGAGTAGTCCTGAGCTTGCATTAACTGCTTGGTTTTCCCGTGATGCATCACTGGAACTTTTTTAGCTTAACCACTTTTAGTCATTAGAAGTTGGAAGTGAAGAAACTCCCACCCTGTAACTCTTTTGCCTGGGCAGTATATACATATTgccttttttctattttattcccCCAGTTTTCACAGAGATGAAAAGTGGAACTTTGAAAGTATTTCTCGTCAGTGCTGAAGGCATGAAGGAGAAGAGTAGAGCGCTCTTCATCGCTGAGCTCCATTATTGGGAATGATTGGTTCTGTGAAACTATTCTTTGCAGGGTTacacaaatattacatcaatATTATTTGGCACAATTAATTGTCACAAGGAAAGTGTCAGAAGGTATTCTACTCCTTCCCTCTCCACCCTTGTTTTCATGACTATATGATTACGAATTTTGTAAAATTCTTGTAATCCTAGGAATCAGGCAAGTTAAACTTCCAAATTTCAAAACTTAATTTATCTTAGCCATTTATTCTTATATTTTAAAACATGACTCATGCTAACAAATTACATTTCAATAATAGTTCATTTTTGGGACAGGGAATAATGGTTCATTTGTATTTCCATTTCATTTTCTCTATGATGGGAGCCTGAGAGGGATTGCTTCTGTGCATACAGAATGCTGTAAGGTGTAGAGAGTTTATATTTGTACTGAATAGTACTCTTTACTCAATTTATGTATAAGACAAAGTTTATTGATAAAGTTTTGGGTTCAATATATGTGCTGGCGGTCAGGTCAGAACATTTTGAGCAATGTCCTATGGTTGTTTGATGCTACATGCTTAGAaagacaaacatatgttgatgattttttacAAGTTTTCCTGTATTAGACCTTGTTTCATCATTAGAACTTGGAAGCACTATCTTGTCTAATCAAAGTTATACTTTCTGCATATTCGTGTACTTGGACAAGAGTGGCACTATTATCAcaaggtcttttttttttactttaagaCATCACAGATACTTAAATACAATTGGTATTTAGATACGAAAATATGTAGGCATTGTTTGGTttgtgggatgggatgggataGAGTGTATCCAtcttttttttagctatttggATGCAGAGCGATGGGATAGAATTATTCGTAATAAGAGAATATTCTTTAAAGATTCGGGACGGAGCCGTTAAAAAAAAACGATGGAACACAATCGTCCCATTTCAAACATGATACTGACGGCACGCTCAAGGTACTAAAATGGATTCGTTCCATCATACTCACCAAacaaatatctatatataaataaaatcatccCATCCTCAAATTTATAAATAGAATCATTCTATTTCACCTCGCTCTCCAATCAAACACTACCATAATAAACCTTTGGTGGAATTAAAATGGCATATTCTTCTCCTCGTCTTCTAAAtataacaaaaaggaaaacTATAATATTAAATTAATGGGAAATTAACTTCTCTGAACATCATCTAGCTGGTGGTGAGATCAAGTATGCAATACTAACGGCTACTTCTGTACAGTTTGGTTCGTCATTTGCTAGTGGATCCATCCTACAGTCCTACATAAATTTGTGCAGCGTACAGCtggtcaattttagtgaaagcCAAGGAGATCTCGTCACATGAGAATCATACTTATGGACTAAAATTTTCCCAGAAACAAGCTTCGGTAAGTCTTCCTGAGAAAGGGAAGGTAAGGACTACACCATAGTAGCAGAAAGCCAGAAACAggtatataaatatatggtcTAATGCTGCATTCAATCAAACGTGTCATAAGAACGGAAGCACCGCAGCTAAACCTCTTGGTATTGCTCTGAGGCTTCCTACAAACCGTACGCCAACACGTGTGGCAGGTAGAGTCTGTACCTTATTCACTTGCGTGGGCATGGGTGCCTGACTGCTCGGTGGAATATCTGACCAGAAACGGGCAGGGAGGCTGAAGGATCACTCGTTTCAGTCTTGGTTGCTTGATTCTTCACCCCCATGCCCCATCCCGATTCCCAACCGCGCGAGCAGACCGCTAAATGGCTGCGCGTGGAACGATGGAAGAGCGCGCGGCGCGGACGAGGCCGGTCGCGAGCGCAGGCGTGAGACGATCGAGCGAGTCGTGGGGCGCGTGTGAATGTGTCATCCGGTGCTACAGGCGTACAACCACGGTGCACGGCAAACTCCGCTCGGCACCCCGCGTGGTGGCACGTTGCAATTGCCATATCGGCGCCCGAGCAGGGGCGGATTTTGGGCCGCAATTGGGGCCGTCGTTTTTCCATTAGTTTCTATGGTCCAGGCTCAAACCATTTTTCCATTAGTTAGCCCTAGGCCTTCACTTAGCCCACGGCCCGGGCGCACGAGTAACTTTTCTCTATGGTTTTCTCTGGATTTAGACGCTTTTTTTTAGGTAAAAGGCGGCGCTTTATTAAACCAAACAAGAACGGTCAGTACAGATTATGGTCCGGATAAGATCCGGGACCTCATTACACCACACTGACTCGACACCATTCACCGCCGATCGAGCTAGAACATGAGCTGCCCTATTGCAAGATCTAGAAACATGTATAAACTTGATAAAAGAGAAGCCTGAAGCCATTGTTTTTATGTCGTAGACGATAGCACCTATTGTAGATCGGTCAGCAGCAGATGAGTTGATTCGTGCAATGAGATTCAAACAATCTGAAGCAACGATCAGGCTCAGATAACCAAAATTGTGAGAGCTTTGGAGAGCATATCTTGTAGCTAAGGCCTCAGCCACCTCAGGATCAGAGGTGTGATCTATGAAGATAGACTTTGCCAGCAAGACCACACCGAGATCATTACGAAGCACAAAGCCTGCACCCATACTGTTAATTTCCGAAAAAATGGCAGCATCAACATTGAGCATGGCCAAGCCTACCGGCGGTGGATTCCAATTAGGAGCTGATCGAATGGAGTCACACCTGGTGGGAGGTTTGATAGAAGAATGCTGCAAAATCAtttcaacatatatttttatcttcTCTGCGACTTGACGAGGGTGCTGAGTAGGCTCTCCATTTCGGACAGAGTTCCTGGCAGCCCAAATATGCCATATTGTAACAGCAAAAATTGTAGCTTCAGTTGATGTAGCAGAAGTCAGCCAATCCAAAGTCCATTGTCTGATATTAGTGAAGCTCTTAAGTTTCAGTCTGACAGCAAAGCAAGATTTGATTTCTTTCCAAACATCTATTGCAAATGGACAGAGTAACATGGTATGTTCAATTTGCTCAAACCGATTGCAGAAACAGCATGCATAAGAGGCCGGGATAAAGCGATGCTGTAGCTGTGCACCTGATGGCAGGCAGTCATGCGCAAGCCGCCAAAGAATGATCTTCATTTTGTTGGGGCACTGCACAGCCCATAATTTCTTCCATCCTGCTTCAGTGATATTGATGGCTGAAGATGAACCCCTGCCATTTGTGCTATTGTCGGACCAAAATTTAGAGACCCGAGCATAGTTATAAGCAGACTTAACTGTAAAGATACCATTCTTTGTATGAGGCCAAGAAGCAAAATCTGGGCAGTCTTTAGAGCTGATGGGAATTGATAGAATCTTCTCAGCATCTCTTAGTTCAAAAAAGGTATAGACTTTTTCCTTGTCCCAAGCATATCTGTTATCAGACAAAAGGAAATCAACATGTTGACTATGTGGCAAAGGATTCACAGGGAAAACAGTATAGATAGGTGTGTTAGGAATCCAATTGTCTTGTGTTAGGGAAATACTTTTTCCATTTCCAACCCTCCAATGGACACCTGAACGCAGCAAATCCCGACCATGCATAATGCTACGCTAGGTATACGATGCCACCCTAGGACATGTAGCATTCCAGAAGTCAGTGTTAGGAAAGTACCTTCCTTTCAAGACCCAAGCACACAGTGAATCTGGATTAGTGAGTAGTCGCCAACCTTGCTTAGCTAACATTGCCTGATTGAAAAACACCATATCACGAAAACCCATGCCTCCTAAGGTTTTTGGTGTGGACATCCAATCCCAAGATTTCCAGTGCATTATCTTCTTGCCTTCCTCAAATCCCCACCAGAAGTTTGCGATGGGTCTTCTCATCTTTTCACAGATTGCCACTGGAATCCGAAAGCAGCCCATTACATACGTTGGGATGGCCTGCGCCACAGCCTTAATTAACACTTCCTTGCCTGCCAGGGAGATAGGCCTATCAGACCATCCGTTAAGTCGTTTCCATAGTCTTCCGGTGAGGAAATTGAAAGAGGTAGTAGGAGAACGGCCCACCCAAGCTGGCATTCCCAGATATGTAGTTTGAAGTGTCTCATTATGAACACCTAATCTGTTCTTGACCCTTTCTTTTACCTGCTCATCGCAAGACTGcccaaaaaaaaatggaagatTTACTTATGTTTATTGTTTGTCCGGACCCTTTACAGTAAGTCTGCAATGTAGAATGGAGGGCAGAGATGGTTCTGTCATCACTTCGAGCAAAGAACACGCTGTCATCAGCAAATAACAGATGGTTAATTGGAGGACCATTTCTTCCATTTCTTATACCATGTAGAGTGCCATGCGAATCTTTTTGCTGCAACATACACGACAGGCCTTCTGCGCATAGGAGAAATAAGTAAGGGCTTATCGGATCCCCTTGACGAATTCCTCTGGAGGGTACAAAGGGGGCCGATAGATCTCCATTTACCCAGACTGCATATCTAACTGAAGTACCACATCTCATCACAGAAGTAACCCATTGTGAAGCAAAACCAAGTTTCAGCAAAACACCCTCAAGGTAGCACCATTCCACCCGATCATAAGCCTTCATCATATCAATTTTCAAAGCAAAGTAAGGGGTCTTCGATTTCTGCTTGCGAATAGATTGTAAGCATTCATAGGCAATCAAAACATTATCCGTGATCAATCTACCAGGGACAAATGCACTTTGTTGTTCTGAAACTATATGTGGCAAAAGATTCTTGAGCCTGTTTGATAGAACTTTGGAGGCGATTTTATAGATGACATTACATAGACTAATTGGCCGATAATTTGTAAGTCTTTCAGGATTATTCACCTTAGGTATAAGCACAATGGTGGAGTCACAAAAACCTTCAGGGATGGTCGAACCAGACAAGAACCCACGAATTGCAGCACAAATATCAGTGTGAAGAAGGTCCCAATGCTTCTGATAGAAAAGTGCCGGAAAACCATCAGGCCCCGGTGCCTTGGTTGGTCCCATCTGGAATAGTGCTGATTTGATCTCCTCATCAGAGTAATCCTCACAAAGAGTAGCATTAGCTTCTGTATGCACCCTTAGCGGAATGGCATCCAACACATCATGTAGAGACTCACATGTTTCAGTGGTAAACAATTGTTCATAAAACTCATAAGCCATAGTTTTCAAGGCTTCATGGTCAGCACAAATGCTTCCATCATCACGGAGCAGGAGTTTTATCTTATTTGTTCGGCGTCTTGCAGATGCCCGGGCATGAAAAAAAGATGTATTCCGGTCACCCTCCCGGAGCCAATCAACCCTAGAACGTTGTCTGACCATGATTTCTTCTCGCTCGAACAATTCACATAAGCGACGTTCAGTGATTTTCTCTTGTTCTGAAATTGTGCCGAGAGGGTCGCGCCTACGAAAATAAGCAAGTTTCTTCTCGAGCTCTTTAATCTCCTTCCGAACAAAGCCAAAGGAATCACGATTCCAATTCTGTAGGGTCTTAGAAAGCTTCAACAAATTGTCCCAAGTTGCTGTGAGAGACTGAGCTGGGCTCCTATTTTTCTCCCAAGCCTGATTAACAGTATTCATATAATCAGGTGCGCGGAGCCATGCAGCCTCAAATTTGAAAGATTGTTGCATGGCATGCATAGGCTCAGGAGCACCTTCACAGTTGAGAGATACTAACACAGCATAATGATCCGAAGTAGTGGTGATGATGTTGTCCACACCGAAGTTATTAAAGATTTGTCAGAACTCCCCATTTGCAACAGCACGATCCAATCGGACTTTAATATGGCCGTCACCCTCCTGTTTGTTGGACCATGTAAACCGAGGTCCTCTGTATCCCAAATCAGCAAGTTCACAGTCATGAAGACAGTCACGGAATTGATCCATTTGATGTTCTCCTCTAATCCGGATACCAAGATGTTCATCAGCAAACAGTGTTTCATTGAAGCCGCCAACGCAAATCCACGGCCCATTCCATTGGGCCCGAAGGAACCGTAGACGGTTCCAAAACACATGCTTGAGCTCTCTTTTGGGTTCTCCATAAACCAACATGGCACGCCACGCTGCCCCAGCCGAAGGCCTCACTTGCACATCAATAAAATTAGAAGAGTAGCAGTGAATAGTTACACCAAAAGATGAACACCAGAAAAGAACGAGGCCACCACTTAATCCATCGCTGCTCACCGGACAGCAGCAATCATATCCCAACGACCACATAAGGTTTCTCACTAGCGAGTCCTTCATCTTCGTTTCTGAcaagaagaggagggagggtCGGTAGCACCTAACGAGCCGGCGAAGCTCGCCAACTGTCGAGGCCGACCCCAATCCTCGACAGTTCCAACATAGAATACTCATTGCGTGCAGCGGGGGCTGCTCTCCACAACCGCCGCCAGATCCGCCGATCGAGAGGAAGAAACTCGTTGTTTCTTGTGTGACTTTGAACTGTCATCAACATCACTATGTTCCACGTTATTTTCAGGTATGAGCTCCCCACTGTTTGGCACAAcaatcagattatggagatccGTATCATGAGTTCCAGCGAGCAATACAGATTTATTAAAGTCACTCTTTTCCTCCCTCGCATCCTGAAGACaacgcttcttcttctttgttggATCTGCAGCATTGTTGTTGTCATTGGCATTAGAAAACCGGGGTATACGCCTAAAGTAGCCCTGCCTCCTTTCATTCCCGACCATCATCCCTTTACCAGCCTGGTTATTAGGCTCCTGTACAGCCCTTGTCTCCTCCATGAGCAAAGGAGGAATGTCATTGGAGATGATGTCACCCTCTAGTGTTGTATGAGAATGTTCGGTTCCATGTAACTCACCCCTATTGTCAATTGAATTTTCACCTTCTTTTTCACTCTTTCCTCCCTCACCTGTTCCTCCCCGAACATTACCTGAGACTGCATGTACTATCTTCGCCGTCTCATCTAAACTTGTCTCCTTCCTCATTTCATTAGTAGGACTACTAATCTTCTCATCAGGTAACCTCATAGGATGCTTGCGCCAAGGTGAAGATTCACTACGCCTCCCATCATTTACATTTGTTCGTTCCAGGGACAGGGGAAAGCGACCCTTGATTCCCTCTGAAAATTTCTTCGTAGCCAGTATTACATGCAAGTTAAGATCATACGGCCGTTCTTTACTCCTCCAATTCCCCGTCGGGCAATTCCTATCAATATGACCTATTATACCGCAAAGATGACAAAACTGAGGCAGAAATTCATACTCAATCGGACACCAACGCTCATGGGCATGCTCATTCACCTCCAACATCACCCCCTGGAGAATCGGTTTACGAATATCAAGACGCACTTTGATTCGTAGATATGGTCCATTAGCCGATTCATCCACGTCCAGGCAGTGACCTAATTTATCACCAATTTGGATTCCCATTTCACGATCCATGAACCCCATTGGAATTTTATTGACTCTGATCCAGATGGGTATAAAATTAAACTCGACCTCATCGATCAGCCTATATTCATCATATGGTGCTACTACCAGCAAATCATGGCCATGCCCAACGAACCAAGGTCCATTGTTCATTGCATGAGACTGTCCATCTGGATCAATAAAATGTATGAGGAATCTATTTGCCCCCAGCACCTTGCAAATCATCCCCTTGGACGGGCACCAGATACGGCCGAGAGGCTCAGTGATCGCACTAGGATTCACATGTTTATCAGCAAAAACCTTTGCCACAACATGCCATTTGATCTTACCCATACCTCTTTCATTGCTATTTCTGAATCTGATGCGAGATTTCTCAACTTCTGACAGCTTCAAACCCCTCATCAGTTCGTCAAGCTCAACTTCTTGATCGCCCATTTTCAACCTCTGAGTCGAACTGATTCGTGTGGATGGAACTTCCTTAAcaagttcttttttattttgacaCGGAAGTAAAAGTACACCTGCACACAACGATGATCTTTTGAGTACGCGTCCTGACTCCTGACGCTCCGCGAGTGTACAGCGAGACTTATACTGGAAACTTTCACAGCGATTCCTTTATCTTTctaatttctatttttctttcgtactcttttttctttcgAGCTCtctatcttttgttttttgtttttccccttttttttcgctgtctctctttttttttgggaagGTGAGGAAGAAAGCCGCAGCGACGGAAGGCAAGGAGAGAGGAGCCGTGGCTGCGGGTGTGGACGGATTTACAGAATTGATGTCGGCGAGGAAGCTCTGCTACAACGTCGGTTGTGGAAGCGACTGGAGCGGAGGCGCAAGAGCAAACGGCGGCGCGAGGGCATAAACCACCGC harbors:
- the LOC133889079 gene encoding 5-amino-6-(5-phospho-D-ribitylamino)uracil phosphatase, chloroplastic-like; this translates as MVTGNRLGVILEWEGVAVEVDDPDLEPRVWYVLSLEEAKSFPSDAVLKKIEGMRTDQAISEILRWSEDPEEIQRLAARKELIYQTLRGGYYKLRPGVLDFLNTLVDFDIPIAIAAPRSRMILEEGIKTVGLQGYFDAIVALEYFCQGKPDGEMFEVVVELLGLEPAVCIVFGNSNLTTESAHIAGMRCVAVASQHPSYELQAANHVVRWLDQLSIVDLQRIVNGEAIGRGGRESDMDMEIVFEE